In the genome of Bacillus sp. S3, one region contains:
- a CDS encoding CvpA family protein: MLDLAIIIFLIIGFFVGLKRGFILQLVHLTGFIIAYIAAYSYYDELAPKLTLWVPYPNFGEGTTLKILTDSSNMETAFYRAIAFVIIFFAVKVLFQIIGSMLDFVAHLPVLKQLNVFAGGILGFCEVYLIIFILLYIGALLPIGLVQNYLEHSFMAKAIVNHTPILSQQIKSLWIEYTAASTSL; the protein is encoded by the coding sequence ATGTTAGATTTAGCCATTATCATTTTTTTAATCATCGGATTCTTTGTCGGCCTTAAAAGGGGCTTTATTCTGCAGCTTGTTCATTTAACAGGTTTTATTATTGCATATATTGCAGCCTATTCATACTATGACGAGCTGGCACCCAAATTAACACTATGGGTCCCTTATCCAAACTTTGGTGAAGGGACGACATTAAAAATATTAACCGATTCTAGCAACATGGAGACGGCTTTTTACCGTGCGATTGCATTTGTGATTATCTTTTTTGCCGTAAAAGTGTTATTTCAAATTATTGGATCAATGCTGGACTTTGTTGCCCATCTGCCGGTACTAAAGCAGTTGAATGTATTTGCAGGCGGAATCCTCGGCTTTTGTGAAGTCTATTTAATTATTTTTATTTTATTATATATTGGTGCCTTACTGCCAATCGGACTGGTTCAAAACTATTTGGAACATTCATTCATGGCAAAAGCAATTGTGAATCACACTCCTATCCTTTCACAGCAAATAAAGAGCTTGTGGATTGAATATACAGCTGCTTCGACTTCTCTATAG
- a CDS encoding dUTP diphosphatase — protein sequence MQLENLFRMQKALDTHIEEKHQLQDEDLFAKKVLALLVEIGELANETRCFKFWSVKPSSAKEVILEEFVDGVHFILSLGIVCGFYGRELELETSESDMNVTEQFLSVYEKIMFFQKSRDFTDYKRLFESYLQLAALLGFKNAEIEKAYFAKNEVNYQRQMNNY from the coding sequence GTGCAACTTGAAAACTTGTTTCGGATGCAAAAAGCATTAGATACCCATATTGAAGAAAAACATCAGCTGCAGGATGAGGATTTATTTGCAAAAAAGGTTCTCGCCTTGCTTGTAGAAATTGGTGAATTGGCGAATGAAACACGCTGTTTTAAATTTTGGAGCGTTAAACCATCTTCGGCTAAAGAAGTGATTTTGGAAGAGTTCGTCGATGGGGTTCATTTTATTTTGTCCCTTGGGATTGTGTGCGGTTTTTACGGGCGGGAATTGGAACTGGAAACGAGCGAGTCTGATATGAATGTGACAGAGCAGTTTCTTAGTGTATATGAAAAAATAATGTTTTTTCAAAAGAGCAGGGATTTTACTGACTATAAACGATTATTTGAATCGTATTTGCAGCTTGCAGCGCTCCTTGGCTTTAAAAATGCAGAAATTGAAAAAGCATATTTTGCAAAAAACGAAGTAAATTATCAAAGACAGATGAATAATTATTAA
- a CDS encoding sigma-w pathway protein ysdB, with amino-acid sequence MIWLLRFVLLFFLVFLFYMGVKILFQSSRKLESARKHKRFLLIDHDDVRRNFQLTYKGALFSGEKYLGSVNNTFDVVSISIWPENTSSLKGMVRDDFFYMNQKILEHYPNAEINWKSPVKEFLSQ; translated from the coding sequence ATGATTTGGTTGCTTCGCTTCGTATTGTTATTTTTCTTAGTATTTCTATTTTACATGGGAGTAAAAATACTTTTTCAATCATCCCGAAAGCTGGAATCAGCGCGTAAACATAAACGCTTTTTATTAATTGATCATGATGATGTGAGAAGGAATTTTCAGCTAACCTATAAAGGTGCCTTGTTTTCTGGTGAAAAATACTTGGGCTCGGTCAATAATACTTTTGACGTCGTCTCCATCTCTATTTGGCCGGAAAATACTTCCTCGCTTAAGGGGATGGTCAGGGATGACTTTTTTTATATGAATCAAAAAATACTTGAGCATTACCCAAATGCCGAAATCAATTGGAAAAGTCCAGTGAAGGAATTTTTAAGTCAATAG
- the rnhC gene encoding ribonuclease HIII codes for MGNVVLQMDLAQISEMKTYYGKQLLDKNIPGGVFAAKTPACMITAYKSGKVLFQGNDCEKEAGKWSSTSSVGKKPAAASKVKSAAKGDLPADIGGMSAIGSDEVGTGDFFGPITVVAAYVRKEDIPLLKELGVRDSKDLNDEKIVAIAKVIKDVVPFSLMTLKNEKYNQVQRSGMSQGKMKAILHNQAILNVLGKIAPATPEAILVDQFVQPATYFQHLKGQKAVARKDVYFSTKAEGIHLAVAAASILARYAFIQYIDKLSDAAGFKIPKGAGSQVDVAAAKLILSKGRDILPSFVKLHFANTDKALGIANKKFR; via the coding sequence ATGGGAAATGTTGTACTTCAAATGGATCTGGCTCAAATTAGCGAAATGAAAACCTATTACGGGAAGCAGCTTTTAGATAAGAACATACCTGGGGGTGTGTTTGCAGCGAAAACTCCAGCCTGTATGATTACGGCCTATAAATCAGGAAAGGTCTTATTTCAAGGGAATGATTGCGAGAAAGAAGCTGGTAAGTGGAGCAGTACTAGTTCCGTTGGGAAAAAGCCGGCCGCTGCCTCTAAAGTAAAATCCGCAGCGAAAGGCGATCTGCCGGCAGACATCGGCGGAATGTCGGCCATCGGTTCAGATGAGGTCGGCACAGGTGACTTTTTCGGTCCGATTACTGTTGTTGCGGCGTATGTCAGGAAAGAAGATATCCCATTATTAAAGGAATTAGGTGTGCGCGATTCGAAGGACTTAAATGACGAAAAAATCGTGGCGATTGCCAAGGTCATCAAAGACGTTGTACCGTTCAGCCTGATGACGTTAAAAAATGAAAAATACAATCAGGTTCAGCGGTCAGGAATGTCCCAAGGGAAAATGAAGGCCATCCTGCATAATCAAGCAATCTTAAATGTCCTTGGAAAAATTGCACCCGCAACCCCAGAAGCGATTCTGGTTGACCAATTTGTGCAGCCGGCTACCTATTTTCAGCATTTAAAAGGTCAGAAAGCCGTTGCTAGGAAGGACGTTTATTTTAGCACGAAGGCAGAAGGGATTCATCTTGCAGTTGCCGCTGCCAGCATTCTTGCCCGCTATGCCTTTATTCAATATATAGATAAGCTAAGCGATGCTGCGGGCTTTAAAATTCCCAAAGGAGCCGGGTCACAGGTGGATGTTGCTGCCGCAAAGCTGATTTTGAGTAAAGGGCGCGACATCCTGCCGTCTTTTGTCAAGCTTCATTTTGCGAATACAGATAAAGCTTTGGGAATTGCAAATAAAAAATTTCGTTGA
- the polX gene encoding DNA polymerase/3'-5' exonuclease PolX produces the protein MEVNKKEVIRLLETIAIYMELKGENPFKISAFRKAANALETDERAITEIEDFTTISGIGKGTAAVIGEYIKEGSSFVLKELKEEVPSGLIPLLQLPGLGGKKIAKLYKELEVVDVTSLKEACMAGKVQALAGFGKKTEEKILSAIANVGTRPERLPLAYMLPIAERIEARLADLPEIDRFSRAGSLRRMRETIKDLDFIIATTNPEIVRGQLLKFPNIKEVIGAGDTKVSLVFALDYDISADFRLVKPEEFITTLHHFTGSKDHNVRMRQLAKERGEKISEYGVENVETGEILTFASEAEFFKHFDLPLIPPEIREDGKEVEAFSANEALIELSDIKGDLHMHTTWSDGAHTIEEMAEACRNRGYKYMAITDHSQFLKVANGLTRERLLKQKEEIKKLNEKYDDFLILSGVEMDILPDGTLDYEDDILAEMDFVIASIHSAFSQPREKIMDRLKTALENAHVDLIAHPTGRKIGRREGYDVDIDMLIQLAKETKTALELNANPNRLDLAAEYLRKAQDEGVKILINTDAHQMDTLKHMEIGVSAAKKGWIRKSSVINALDKNELLEFLANRKV, from the coding sequence ATGGAAGTCAATAAAAAAGAAGTCATTCGTTTATTAGAAACGATTGCGATATATATGGAATTAAAAGGAGAAAACCCGTTCAAAATTTCTGCCTTTCGCAAGGCAGCAAATGCACTCGAAACCGATGAGCGCGCGATAACAGAGATAGAAGATTTTACAACAATTTCAGGTATTGGCAAAGGCACGGCCGCTGTAATTGGTGAGTACATAAAAGAAGGTTCATCCTTCGTTTTAAAAGAGCTAAAGGAGGAAGTTCCCTCCGGGTTAATTCCATTATTGCAGCTCCCCGGTCTTGGCGGAAAGAAGATTGCCAAGCTATATAAAGAGTTAGAAGTGGTAGATGTCACCAGTTTAAAGGAAGCCTGTATGGCAGGGAAAGTACAAGCCCTTGCTGGGTTTGGAAAAAAGACAGAGGAAAAAATTTTAAGCGCCATAGCAAATGTCGGGACAAGACCCGAAAGACTGCCGCTTGCCTACATGCTTCCTATAGCTGAAAGAATTGAAGCACGACTGGCAGATCTGCCAGAAATTGACCGTTTTTCAAGAGCGGGAAGTTTAAGACGAATGAGAGAGACAATCAAAGACCTGGATTTTATTATTGCTACAACCAATCCGGAAATCGTCCGCGGACAACTGTTAAAATTTCCGAATATAAAAGAAGTTATTGGGGCTGGAGATACAAAGGTTTCCCTTGTTTTTGCGCTTGATTATGATATTTCCGCCGATTTTCGTCTCGTGAAACCGGAGGAATTTATCACTACCCTGCACCATTTCACCGGTTCAAAGGATCATAATGTCCGGATGCGTCAGCTGGCGAAAGAACGCGGAGAAAAAATCAGTGAATATGGTGTAGAAAACGTGGAAACTGGGGAAATTCTCACCTTTGCATCGGAAGCAGAATTTTTCAAGCATTTTGATCTTCCTTTGATCCCGCCGGAAATTAGGGAGGATGGCAAGGAAGTGGAGGCTTTCTCTGCCAATGAAGCATTAATCGAGCTCAGCGATATTAAAGGGGACCTTCACATGCATACAACATGGAGTGATGGCGCCCACACGATTGAGGAAATGGCAGAAGCCTGCAGGAACCGAGGATATAAATATATGGCTATTACGGACCATTCACAATTCCTCAAGGTGGCAAATGGACTCACAAGAGAACGGCTTTTAAAGCAAAAAGAAGAAATTAAAAAGCTAAATGAAAAATATGATGATTTTCTTATTCTTTCTGGTGTTGAAATGGACATCCTTCCAGATGGTACATTGGACTATGAGGATGACATACTTGCCGAAATGGACTTTGTTATTGCGTCAATCCACTCGGCCTTTTCCCAGCCAAGGGAAAAAATCATGGATCGACTTAAGACAGCACTGGAAAATGCCCATGTGGATTTAATTGCCCATCCAACCGGCAGAAAAATTGGCCGCCGTGAAGGCTACGATGTTGATATCGACATGCTGATCCAATTGGCAAAAGAAACAAAAACGGCCTTAGAATTAAATGCGAATCCCAATCGGCTGGACCTGGCTGCTGAATATTTACGAAAAGCCCAGGACGAGGGTGTGAAAATTCTTATCAATACGGATGCCCATCAAATGGACACCTTAAAGCATATGGAAATCGGCGTTTCTGCAGCCAAAAAAGGCTGGATTCGAAAATCATCAGTAATAAATGCACTTGATAAAAATGAATTGCTGGAATTTTTGGCTAATAGGAAAGTATAA
- the pheT gene encoding phenylalanine--tRNA ligase subunit beta translates to MFVSYKWLQDYIDLTGVTAAELAEKITKSGIEVEGVDVLNEGIKGVVVGHVLERDQHPNADKLSRCLVDVGEGQPVQIICGAPNVAQGQKVAVAKVGAVLPGNFKIKRAKLRGEESNGMICSLTELGMEGKVVPKEYSEGIFVFPADAEVGADALALLGRDDEILELSLTPNRADCLSMLGVAYEVAAILGREVKLPETSLEPVVEKAADYVRIVVEAKEDNPLYVAKMIKNVKIGPSPLWMQSRLMSAGIRPHNNVVDITNYILLEYGQPLHAFDYDRLGSKEILVRRAADGEKFVTLDDVERTLTADHLVITNGTEPVALAGVMGGANSEVTSDTTTVLLESAYFNGGTVRKASKDHGLRSEASARFEKGVDPNRVRPAGERAAYLMAKYAGGEVLEGAAEADTLKVEPAVVSITLEKINRVLGTDLVMQDVKDIFDRLQFAVTIEEDLITVTAPTRRGDIRIEEDLVEEVARLYGYDNIPKTLPIGSTTPGKLSEYQRKRREVRQYLEGAGLYQAVTYSLTSEEKSSQFALDKRGTIRLSMPMSEERSVLRLSILPQLLEVVKYNSARQNDSLAVYETGAVFLANGEEVLPEEKEHLAAAVTGLWHSHSWQGEKKPVDFFVVKGILEGMFAKLGLTDLVEYVQAQADGLHPGRTAEIRLNGEKIGFVGQVHPSVQKELDLKDTYVFELSLKAVLEADTPVLQYEAIPRFPSITRDIALVVNRETVSGTMKNIIIEAGAPLLKEAEVFDLYEGERMEAGKKSIAFALKYADPERTLTDEEVTKVHERVLDALKDKAGAVLRG, encoded by the coding sequence ATGTTCGTTTCATATAAATGGCTCCAGGACTATATCGATTTAACTGGAGTAACAGCAGCTGAATTAGCTGAAAAGATTACTAAAAGCGGGATTGAAGTGGAAGGTGTAGACGTATTAAACGAAGGGATTAAAGGTGTCGTTGTCGGGCATGTATTAGAACGTGACCAGCACCCAAATGCCGATAAATTAAGCCGGTGTCTTGTTGATGTCGGTGAAGGTCAGCCCGTTCAAATCATTTGCGGTGCACCGAATGTGGCACAGGGTCAAAAGGTTGCTGTTGCGAAGGTTGGTGCAGTATTACCTGGTAATTTTAAAATTAAACGGGCAAAGCTTCGCGGTGAAGAATCCAACGGCATGATTTGCTCCCTAACTGAGCTTGGAATGGAAGGGAAAGTTGTTCCGAAAGAATATTCTGAAGGAATCTTTGTTTTTCCAGCAGATGCAGAAGTTGGAGCAGATGCACTTGCCTTATTAGGCAGGGACGATGAAATTTTAGAACTGAGTTTGACTCCAAACAGAGCCGATTGTTTGAGCATGCTTGGCGTTGCGTATGAAGTGGCTGCCATTCTTGGCAGAGAAGTGAAGCTTCCGGAAACAAGCCTTGAACCTGTTGTTGAAAAAGCCGCTGATTATGTAAGAATTGTTGTAGAAGCGAAAGAGGATAACCCTTTATATGTAGCTAAAATGATCAAAAATGTGAAGATTGGACCATCACCGCTTTGGATGCAGTCGCGTCTAATGTCAGCCGGTATCCGACCTCACAATAATGTCGTCGATATTACAAACTATATTTTATTAGAATACGGCCAGCCGCTTCATGCGTTTGATTATGACCGCTTGGGTTCAAAAGAAATTCTTGTCCGCCGCGCTGCTGATGGCGAAAAATTTGTTACTCTTGATGATGTGGAACGAACATTAACGGCAGACCACCTTGTAATTACGAACGGAACAGAGCCGGTAGCCCTTGCCGGTGTAATGGGTGGTGCGAATTCAGAGGTAACTTCTGATACCACAACTGTTTTATTGGAATCTGCCTATTTTAACGGGGGAACCGTCAGAAAAGCTTCAAAAGACCACGGCTTAAGAAGTGAAGCTAGTGCCCGGTTCGAAAAAGGGGTAGACCCTAATCGTGTGCGTCCGGCGGGAGAACGTGCCGCATACTTAATGGCGAAATATGCCGGCGGGGAGGTACTAGAAGGAGCTGCGGAAGCTGATACACTTAAGGTTGAACCGGCGGTTGTTTCTATTACTTTGGAAAAAATTAATCGTGTCCTGGGAACAGATTTAGTTATGCAAGATGTAAAAGATATCTTCGACCGTCTGCAATTTGCAGTCACAATTGAAGAAGATTTGATTACGGTAACGGCTCCAACTCGCCGCGGTGATATTAGAATTGAAGAAGATCTTGTGGAAGAAGTAGCCCGCTTGTATGGGTATGACAATATTCCTAAAACATTGCCTATCGGATCCACTACACCTGGGAAATTGTCAGAGTATCAAAGAAAACGCCGCGAAGTCCGTCAATACCTTGAGGGAGCGGGCTTGTACCAAGCTGTAACGTACTCTTTAACTAGTGAAGAAAAATCATCACAATTTGCGCTTGATAAGCGCGGTACGATCCGTCTCTCCATGCCAATGAGTGAAGAGCGCAGTGTGCTTCGCTTAAGTATCCTGCCGCAGCTTTTAGAAGTAGTAAAATACAACAGTGCCCGTCAAAACGACAGCCTGGCCGTATATGAAACAGGAGCGGTATTCTTAGCGAACGGAGAGGAAGTCCTTCCGGAAGAAAAAGAACATTTAGCCGCTGCGGTTACTGGCTTGTGGCATAGTCATTCATGGCAAGGAGAAAAGAAACCGGTCGACTTTTTTGTTGTGAAGGGGATTTTAGAAGGAATGTTCGCCAAGCTTGGCTTGACCGATCTTGTTGAGTACGTTCAGGCGCAGGCAGACGGCTTGCACCCAGGTCGGACGGCGGAAATCCGCTTAAACGGTGAAAAAATCGGCTTCGTCGGCCAAGTTCACCCAAGTGTCCAGAAAGAACTTGATTTAAAAGATACGTATGTATTCGAACTATCCTTAAAAGCAGTACTTGAAGCAGACACACCAGTATTACAATACGAAGCCATCCCACGCTTCCCATCGATTACAAGAGACATTGCCCTCGTGGTAAACAGAGAAACGGTGTCAGGCACCATGAAAAATATTATCATTGAGGCTGGTGCTCCGCTGTTAAAAGAGGCTGAAGTGTTTGATTTATATGAGGGAGAAAGAATGGAGGCAGGCAAGAAATCGATTGCTTTTGCTCTTAAGTATGCTGATCCTGAACGTACTTTGACGGATGAAGAGGTTACGAAGGTTCATGAGCGTGTGCTTGACGCCTTGAAGGATAAGGCTGGCGCAGTGTTGAGAGGATAA
- a CDS encoding DUF1294 domain-containing protein has translation MILVGFLVMNIAGLLIMGEDKKRAKKHQYRISEQTLWLVALFGGAIGTTAGMQLYRHKTKHLSFKIGFPLLAVVEAVLLIMYLK, from the coding sequence ATGATTTTGGTTGGTTTTTTGGTAATGAATATTGCAGGGCTCCTGATTATGGGGGAGGATAAGAAGCGGGCGAAAAAGCACCAATATAGAATTAGTGAGCAAACATTATGGCTGGTGGCATTATTTGGCGGAGCGATCGGGACAACAGCAGGGATGCAGCTTTACCGTCATAAAACAAAGCATCTCTCATTCAAAATAGGCTTTCCGCTTTTAGCAGTTGTCGAGGCCGTTTTATTGATCATGTACCTAAAATAA
- a CDS encoding 4a-hydroxytetrahydrobiopterin dehydratase, whose amino-acid sequence MAEFGGVLVAKRLSLTEINESLTVLSNWKLDGKFIVKKYRFQEFLKGVSFVNEIAALSEEKNHHPFIAIDYKLVTLRLTSWNAGGLTDLDIALAKKYDEIFGKM is encoded by the coding sequence ATGGCAGAGTTTGGAGGGGTTTTAGTGGCAAAGCGACTTAGTTTAACCGAGATTAATGAATCTCTTACCGTGTTATCCAACTGGAAACTAGACGGTAAATTCATTGTCAAAAAGTATCGCTTTCAGGAGTTTTTAAAAGGCGTGTCATTTGTAAATGAAATCGCGGCACTTTCGGAGGAAAAAAATCATCACCCGTTTATAGCAATTGACTATAAATTAGTGACCCTAAGGCTTACTTCCTGGAACGCAGGAGGATTGACCGATTTGGATATAGCTTTGGCAAAGAAGTATGATGAAATATTTGGGAAAATGTAA
- the zapA gene encoding cell division protein ZapA: MSNSQKHRTTVDIYGQQYIIMGTESPSHIRLVASLVDDKMREIHSKNPNLDGSKLAVLTAVNAVNDYIKIKDQLERLQAELQKEKD; this comes from the coding sequence TTGTCAAATTCACAAAAACACCGAACAACCGTTGATATATACGGGCAGCAATACATCATAATGGGTACGGAGAGCCCAAGTCATATTCGGCTTGTGGCATCGTTAGTTGACGACAAAATGCGCGAAATACATTCCAAGAATCCAAATCTGGATGGAAGCAAACTTGCTGTATTAACAGCAGTAAATGCAGTCAATGATTATATTAAAATAAAAGATCAATTAGAACGGCTGCAAGCGGAACTACAAAAAGAAAAGGACTAA
- a CDS encoding M42 family metallopeptidase has product MVKMDETLMMLKDLTDAKGIPGNEREVRDVMKKYIEAYADELTTDGLGSLIAKKTGAAGGPKIMVAGHLDEVGFMITQIDDKGFLRFQPVGGWWGQVMLAQRVTIVTRKGDVTGIIGSKPPHVLSAEARKKPVEIKDMFIDIGASSREEAGEWGVRPGDMVVPYFEFTVMNNEKMLLAKAWDNRIGCAIAIEVLKQLKGVDHPNEVYGVGAVQEEVGLRGAKTATYKIQPDIGFAVDVGIAGDTPGISEKEAMSKMGKGPQIVVYDASMVSHKGLRDLVTDTADELNIPYQFESIPGGGTDAGSIHLTHNGVPALAITIATRYIHSHAAMLHRDDYENAVKLIVEVIKRLDRETVDKITFE; this is encoded by the coding sequence ATGGTAAAAATGGATGAAACCTTAATGATGTTAAAAGACTTAACCGATGCCAAAGGGATTCCTGGCAATGAGCGTGAAGTACGCGACGTGATGAAGAAATACATAGAAGCATATGCAGATGAATTGACAACTGATGGACTTGGCAGTTTAATTGCCAAAAAGACAGGGGCTGCGGGCGGTCCGAAAATCATGGTGGCCGGCCATTTAGATGAAGTCGGCTTCATGATTACTCAAATTGATGACAAAGGATTTCTAAGATTCCAGCCTGTCGGCGGCTGGTGGGGACAGGTAATGCTCGCGCAGCGCGTAACCATCGTGACAAGAAAAGGCGATGTAACCGGTATTATCGGTTCTAAGCCACCGCATGTATTGTCTGCTGAAGCACGGAAAAAGCCGGTAGAAATTAAAGACATGTTTATTGATATCGGCGCTTCTAGCCGTGAGGAAGCAGGGGAATGGGGTGTCCGTCCCGGAGATATGGTTGTTCCGTATTTTGAATTTACGGTAATGAACAATGAGAAAATGCTGCTGGCAAAAGCTTGGGATAACCGCATAGGCTGTGCCATTGCCATTGAGGTGTTGAAACAACTAAAAGGTGTGGATCATCCTAACGAGGTTTATGGTGTTGGGGCGGTTCAAGAAGAGGTTGGCTTGCGCGGTGCTAAGACGGCAACCTACAAAATTCAACCGGATATCGGTTTTGCAGTCGATGTTGGAATTGCCGGCGACACACCTGGAATTTCTGAAAAAGAGGCAATGAGTAAGATGGGTAAAGGCCCTCAAATTGTGGTTTACGATGCGTCTATGGTGTCCCATAAAGGCTTGCGTGATTTAGTAACCGATACAGCGGATGAATTGAATATTCCTTATCAATTCGAATCCATTCCTGGCGGCGGAACGGATGCCGGCTCGATTCATTTGACACATAATGGCGTTCCGGCGCTAGCTATTACGATCGCTACGCGTTATATCCATTCACATGCGGCTATGCTTCATCGTGATGATTACGAAAATGCGGTTAAATTGATTGTTGAAGTGATCAAACGCTTAGATCGTGAGACCGTTGATAAAATTACTTTTGAATAA
- the pheS gene encoding phenylalanine--tRNA ligase subunit alpha, with product MQERLKELQEEAIQKIELSASLKELNDIRVAYLGKKGPITEVLRGMGKLSAEERPVMGALANEVREAIAVKIEAKQKGLEEAAVLEKLASESIDVTLPGRPVKAGNHHPLTRIIEEIEDLFIGMGYQVAEGPEVEQDYYNFEALNLPKGHPARDMQDSFYITEEILMRTHTSPVQARTMEKHQGKGPIKIICPGKVYRRDNDDATHSHQFMQIEGLVVGENIRMSDLKGTLEVFAKKMFGDDREIRLRPSFFPFTEPSVEMDISCKICGGHGCSVCKQTGWIEILGAGMVHPNVLEMAGYDSKKYTGFAFGMGPERIAMLKYGVDDIRHFYTNDVRFLKQFSKHE from the coding sequence ATGCAAGAACGTTTGAAGGAATTGCAGGAAGAGGCTATTCAGAAGATTGAGCTGTCTGCAAGCTTGAAAGAATTGAATGATATTCGCGTTGCGTATTTAGGGAAAAAGGGTCCCATCACAGAAGTGCTGCGCGGGATGGGTAAGTTGTCTGCTGAAGAGCGCCCTGTTATGGGAGCACTTGCCAATGAGGTCCGTGAAGCGATTGCTGTAAAGATAGAGGCAAAACAAAAAGGATTAGAAGAAGCTGCTGTGCTTGAAAAGCTCGCTTCAGAAAGCATTGACGTGACCTTGCCAGGCCGCCCTGTAAAGGCTGGAAACCACCATCCACTTACAAGAATCATTGAAGAAATTGAGGATTTGTTTATTGGCATGGGTTATCAAGTTGCTGAAGGTCCAGAGGTTGAGCAGGATTATTATAACTTCGAAGCTCTTAACTTACCGAAGGGTCATCCTGCCCGCGACATGCAAGACTCGTTCTATATCACAGAAGAAATTTTGATGCGCACGCACACATCACCTGTCCAGGCACGGACAATGGAGAAGCACCAGGGGAAGGGCCCAATTAAAATTATTTGCCCTGGTAAAGTGTACCGTCGTGATAATGACGATGCGACGCATTCTCATCAATTTATGCAAATCGAGGGACTTGTGGTTGGTGAGAATATTCGCATGAGCGATCTGAAAGGAACATTAGAGGTTTTCGCCAAAAAAATGTTTGGTGATGACCGAGAAATCCGCCTAAGACCAAGCTTTTTCCCGTTCACGGAACCATCTGTTGAAATGGATATTTCATGTAAAATTTGCGGCGGCCATGGATGCAGCGTATGTAAACAAACGGGCTGGATCGAAATTCTTGGCGCCGGAATGGTTCATCCAAACGTCCTTGAGATGGCTGGCTATGATTCTAAAAAATACACTGGATTTGCATTTGGAATGGGTCCAGAGCGGATTGCGATGTTGAAATACGGTGTCGATGATATCAGACACTTCTATACAAATGATGTTAGATTTTTAAAACAGTTTTCTAAACACGAATAA
- a CDS encoding TrmH family RNA methyltransferase yields the protein MKRIESENNPKVKQWKKLLTKKERDKSGTFLIEGFHLVEEALKQDEQIVEIIVSEKVGLPPRWDPAGTPVTFVTDEISNSLSETEAPQGIYAVCRQLNPEVQEAKTYLLIDAVQDPGNLGTMIRTADAAGIDAVIIGKGSVDPFNAKALRSAQGSHFHLPIIRGDLHEWMDKLQGEKVPVYGTALEGASAYTEISSADSFALVVGNEGNGVDQDILTRTTANLYIPIYGKSESLNVAVATGILLYYLKK from the coding sequence TTGAAACGTATTGAATCTGAAAATAATCCTAAAGTAAAACAATGGAAAAAACTATTAACAAAAAAAGAACGTGATAAGTCCGGAACATTTTTAATTGAAGGCTTTCATTTAGTAGAAGAAGCATTAAAACAAGATGAGCAAATTGTAGAAATTATTGTATCGGAAAAAGTGGGGCTGCCTCCCCGGTGGGATCCTGCCGGAACGCCAGTTACCTTTGTCACGGATGAGATTTCGAATTCTTTATCCGAAACAGAAGCGCCGCAGGGAATTTATGCTGTATGCCGTCAGTTGAATCCTGAAGTTCAGGAAGCAAAAACTTATCTGCTCATCGATGCTGTTCAGGATCCTGGAAATCTAGGAACGATGATTCGTACGGCTGATGCAGCGGGGATAGATGCCGTCATTATCGGAAAGGGAAGTGTGGATCCTTTTAACGCAAAGGCCCTTAGATCTGCCCAGGGAAGCCATTTTCACCTTCCCATCATTAGAGGTGACCTGCACGAATGGATGGATAAGCTTCAAGGGGAGAAAGTACCCGTTTATGGAACGGCACTAGAAGGGGCATCTGCCTATACTGAAATTTCAAGTGCGGATTCTTTTGCGCTAGTTGTAGGAAACGAAGGAAATGGCGTGGATCAAGACATCCTTACACGCACCACCGCCAACCTGTATATTCCGATTTACGGCAAAAGTGAGTCACTGAATGTCGCTGTTGCCACCGGGATCCTGCTCTATTATTTGAAAAAATAG
- the sspI gene encoding small acid-soluble spore protein SspI, translating to MNLNLRNAIIHNVSGNTQDQLEDTIVDAIQNGEEKMLPGLGVLFEIIWKNSSEEEKKEMLTVLESGLK from the coding sequence ATGAATTTAAACCTTAGAAATGCTATTATTCACAATGTTTCCGGCAACACCCAAGATCAATTAGAAGATACAATCGTCGATGCAATCCAAAACGGGGAAGAAAAGATGCTCCCTGGACTTGGCGTCTTATTTGAAATCATTTGGAAAAACTCATCAGAAGAAGAAAAGAAAGAAATGCTTACCGTGCTTGAAAGCGGGCTAAAGTAA